The proteins below are encoded in one region of Enhydrobacter sp.:
- a CDS encoding AtpZ/AtpI family protein, giving the protein MDTPSRNAGQGREPHRDPEGDRRRIDELEERLRKARGPASDEPKLDLRVSHRQTGVAYRVLVDMIAGLLVGGFFGYWLDRWMGWTPYSLVAGLVLGLAAGVNNAWRVIRAYSEEAARGNDSRLP; this is encoded by the coding sequence ATGGATACCCCTTCGCGCAATGCCGGCCAGGGTCGCGAGCCTCATCGTGATCCGGAAGGCGATCGGCGACGGATCGACGAGCTGGAAGAGCGTCTCAGGAAGGCGCGCGGTCCGGCCAGCGACGAGCCGAAGCTGGACTTGCGGGTGTCGCACCGTCAGACGGGCGTTGCCTATCGAGTGTTGGTCGATATGATCGCGGGCCTTTTGGTCGGGGGGTTCTTCGGCTACTGGCTCGACCGTTGGATGGGCTGGACGCCGTATTCATTGGTGGCGGGCCTTGTTCTGGGGCTCGCGGCCGGCGTCAACAATGCGTGGCGCGTCATCCGGGCCTACTCGGAAGAGGCGGCCAGGGGGAACGACAGCCGCCTGCCCTGA